The proteins below are encoded in one region of Amycolatopsis magusensis:
- a CDS encoding MFS transporter produces the protein MTATVPDRGLRGNRDFLLLWSGAGLSFLGSRLSAFAYPLIVLWATGSAAAAGLVAFAAQLPYLLVQLPAGVAVDRFDRRKLMIICDLARLVAVGSIPVGMIFAGLNLWHLAVVAFVEGAFTVVYRIAERAALPSVVPEQHLTTAMSRNEAREQAAGLLGQPGAGVLTAVTQWFPFLATAVLHAFSLGTVLMIKKPLQADAGPAEPQKPLAALMEGLRWMAGHRFARAAAGLIAVSNLLFQVLMLSVLVIVREDGGSQTVAAVVSAVSGIGGVLGALGATFWIRRISLPALVIGANALWALLVPTTLLAASNPVALGAVYGLMSYIGAVWTVAVSAYLVRIVPDHLRGRVTSVATLLAYGPLAFGSLLGGFALATLGVTGSVLTVAGVMAALTVLAAASPGVRSLSR, from the coding sequence ATGACCGCCACCGTTCCCGACCGGGGACTGCGCGGCAACCGGGACTTCCTGCTGCTGTGGTCCGGCGCCGGGCTGTCCTTCCTCGGCTCGCGGCTGAGCGCCTTCGCCTATCCGCTGATCGTGTTGTGGGCCACCGGGTCCGCGGCCGCGGCCGGGCTGGTCGCCTTCGCCGCGCAGTTGCCCTACCTGCTGGTGCAGTTGCCGGCCGGGGTCGCGGTGGACCGCTTCGACCGCCGGAAGCTGATGATCATCTGCGACCTGGCGCGGCTGGTCGCGGTCGGCAGCATCCCGGTGGGGATGATCTTCGCCGGGCTGAACCTGTGGCACCTGGCGGTGGTGGCCTTCGTCGAGGGCGCGTTCACCGTGGTGTACCGGATCGCCGAGCGGGCGGCACTGCCCAGCGTGGTCCCGGAACAGCACCTGACCACGGCGATGTCGCGCAACGAAGCCAGGGAACAGGCGGCCGGGCTGCTCGGCCAGCCCGGCGCCGGCGTGCTCACCGCGGTGACGCAGTGGTTCCCGTTCCTGGCCACCGCCGTGCTGCACGCCTTCTCGCTCGGCACGGTGCTGATGATCAAGAAGCCGCTGCAGGCCGACGCGGGACCGGCGGAACCGCAGAAGCCGCTGGCGGCGTTGATGGAAGGGCTGCGGTGGATGGCCGGGCACCGCTTCGCGCGGGCCGCGGCCGGGCTCATCGCGGTCAGCAACCTGTTGTTCCAGGTCCTGATGCTCAGCGTGCTGGTGATCGTCCGCGAGGACGGCGGTTCGCAGACCGTGGCCGCGGTGGTCTCGGCGGTCAGCGGGATCGGCGGGGTGCTCGGCGCGCTCGGGGCCACCTTCTGGATCCGCCGGATCTCCTTGCCCGCACTGGTGATCGGCGCGAACGCGCTGTGGGCGCTGCTGGTGCCGACCACGCTGCTGGCCGCGAGCAACCCGGTGGCGCTCGGCGCGGTGTACGGCCTGATGTCCTACATCGGCGCGGTGTGGACCGTGGCGGTGAGCGCCTACCTGGTGCGGATCGTGCCGGACCACCTGCGTGGCCGGGTGACCAGTGTGGCCACGCTGCTGGCCTACGGGCCGCTCGCCTTCGGTTCGCTGCTCGGCGGGTTCGCCCTGGCCACGCTCGGGGTCACCGGTTCCGTGCTGACCGTCGCGGGGGTGATGGCGGCGCTGACCGTGCTCGCCGCGGCCAGTCCGGGAGTTCGTTCTCTTTCGCGGTAG
- a CDS encoding ornithine carbamoyltransferase, whose translation MTELIATPAKLARNLLSLNDLAEEDLEYLVRRGAAHAAGVKPGAPLEGAVVGVYFEKTSTRTRTAFSSGALRLGARLLTYGPGDLQTNTGETLADTGRVLASMLDLLVARTTLPAESLGQLAGHGMPVINAMNVEEHPTQGLADLTTLFCHFGRISGLRVLYMGEGNNSAAALALGLTRYPGAVLELRTPPGYGLAKPIADTAAEQAARYGSSIVERHDMDVLPGGFDAVYTTRWQTTGTTKADESWRETFAPFAVHAGFWDANPHAVFLHDLPAHRGEEVTAEVLDGPMSLAFRQAQHKLHSAMAVLEWCGGADVETPAR comes from the coding sequence ATGACCGAGTTGATCGCGACCCCGGCCAAGCTCGCCAGGAACCTGCTGTCCCTCAACGACCTCGCCGAGGAGGACCTGGAGTACCTGGTGCGCCGCGGCGCCGCCCACGCCGCCGGGGTGAAACCGGGGGCCCCGCTCGAAGGTGCCGTCGTGGGCGTCTACTTCGAGAAGACCTCGACCCGCACGCGCACCGCGTTCTCCAGCGGCGCGCTGCGCCTCGGCGCCCGGCTGCTCACCTACGGGCCCGGTGACCTGCAGACCAACACCGGTGAGACGCTCGCCGACACCGGCCGCGTGCTCGCCTCGATGCTGGACCTGCTCGTCGCCCGGACCACGCTGCCCGCCGAGTCGCTGGGGCAGCTGGCCGGGCACGGCATGCCGGTGATCAACGCGATGAACGTCGAGGAGCACCCGACCCAGGGGCTGGCCGACCTCACCACGCTGTTCTGCCACTTCGGCCGGATCAGCGGCCTGCGCGTGCTCTACATGGGCGAGGGCAACAACAGCGCGGCCGCGCTGGCGCTCGGGCTGACCCGGTACCCCGGCGCCGTGCTCGAACTGCGCACGCCACCGGGGTACGGCCTGGCGAAGCCGATCGCGGACACCGCGGCCGAGCAGGCGGCCCGCTACGGCTCGTCGATCGTCGAACGGCACGACATGGACGTGCTGCCCGGCGGGTTCGACGCCGTCTACACCACGCGGTGGCAGACCACCGGCACCACGAAGGCCGACGAAAGCTGGCGTGAGACCTTCGCGCCGTTCGCCGTGCACGCCGGGTTCTGGGACGCCAATCCGCACGCGGTCTTCCTGCACGACCTGCCCGCCCACCGCGGCGAGGAGGTGACCGCCGAGGTGCTGGACGGCCCGATGAGCCTGGCCTTCCGCCAGGCGCAGCACAAGCTGCACAGCGCGATGGCGGTGCTGGAGTGGTGCGGCGGCGCCGACGTCGAAACCCCCGCCCGATGA